A stretch of Streptomyces vietnamensis DNA encodes these proteins:
- a CDS encoding ABC transporter ATP-binding protein: protein MATDLHGAVTVQGLTRSFDGRPVVDGLDLTLRAGQFTALLGHSGCGKSTLLRILAGLDREVSGTVLVPRRRAVAFQAPRLMPWKKVWRNVLLGLPGKPGRAVAEKALAEVGLGHRSGAWPKTLSGGEAQRASLARALVRDPDLLLLDEPFGALDALTRIKAQRLVAELWQRRGCTVLLVTHDVDEALLLADRALVMRDGVIAYDTAVDLDRPRSPGDPALAALRTRLLAELGVADAELATSTTS from the coding sequence ATGGCGACCGACCTTCACGGGGCAGTGACCGTCCAGGGTCTCACCCGCTCCTTCGACGGGCGTCCCGTCGTCGACGGGCTCGATCTGACCCTGCGCGCCGGGCAGTTCACGGCGCTCCTCGGGCACAGCGGCTGCGGCAAGTCGACCCTCCTGCGGATCCTCGCGGGCCTCGACCGGGAGGTCTCCGGCACGGTCCTGGTGCCGCGCCGCCGCGCGGTCGCCTTCCAGGCGCCGCGCCTCATGCCCTGGAAGAAGGTCTGGCGGAACGTGCTGCTCGGGCTGCCGGGGAAGCCGGGCCGCGCGGTGGCGGAGAAGGCGCTCGCCGAGGTGGGGCTCGGCCACCGCTCGGGAGCGTGGCCGAAGACCCTGTCGGGCGGGGAGGCCCAACGCGCGTCCCTCGCCCGGGCGTTGGTAAGGGATCCGGATCTGCTGCTGCTCGACGAGCCGTTCGGCGCGCTCGACGCGCTGACCCGGATCAAGGCCCAGCGGCTCGTGGCCGAGCTGTGGCAGCGGCGCGGCTGCACGGTGCTGCTCGTCACGCACGACGTCGACGAGGCGCTGCTGCTCGCGGACCGGGCGCTGGTGATGCGGGACGGCGTGATCGCGTACGACACCGCCGTCGACCTCGACCGGCCCCGCTCCCCCGGCGATCCCGCGCTCGCCGCGCTCCGCACCCGCCTGCTCGCCGAACTGGGCGTGGCGGATGCCGAGTTGGCAACAAGCACGACGTCCTGA
- a CDS encoding sialidase family protein, with translation MEPVEPGPPGVAAGAAAGSAGEPGPPEGPAGCEVSVPYAAGVGGYASYRIPAAVRTRAGTVLAFAEGRRGGAGDSGDIDIVARRSEDGGCTWGPTLVVAAGDGDTRGNPAPVVDPRSGDVVLLSSYNGAEATERRILRGEVSAARGRRVFVQRSSDDGRTFSAPREITARVKKPGWRWYATGPGHALALTRGPHAGRLVVPADHSAAPPEGSTDTGEEPRHYGAHVLYSDDGGRSWRLGLVDDAYDGFVNANETAVAQLPDGSLYFSSRDQLGTSPGNRADASSRDGGTSLDRPFAPQHALDRVPVVQGSLLYVGGRDGILLFSAPSVPDARAEPAVWTSTDGGRTFTKALTVDRRKAAYSDLVPLDAATVGLLHETGTRSPYETVEFRRIPLAALRAHVRPALARTRERGPDVHRFR, from the coding sequence GTGGAGCCGGTGGAGCCGGGCCCGCCGGGGGTCGCGGCGGGGGCCGCGGCGGGGTCCGCCGGGGAGCCGGGGCCGCCGGAGGGCCCGGCCGGGTGCGAGGTGTCCGTCCCGTACGCCGCCGGCGTCGGCGGCTACGCGAGCTACCGCATCCCGGCCGCCGTGCGGACCCGCGCCGGGACCGTGCTCGCCTTCGCCGAGGGCCGCAGGGGCGGGGCGGGGGACAGTGGCGACATCGACATCGTGGCGCGGCGGTCGGAGGACGGCGGCTGCACCTGGGGGCCGACGCTCGTCGTCGCCGCCGGGGACGGCGACACGCGCGGCAACCCCGCACCGGTCGTCGACCCGCGCTCGGGCGACGTGGTGCTGCTCAGCTCGTACAACGGCGCGGAGGCGACCGAGCGGCGGATCCTGCGCGGTGAGGTCTCCGCCGCACGAGGCCGCCGGGTCTTCGTCCAGCGCAGCTCCGACGACGGGCGGACGTTCTCCGCTCCGCGCGAGATCACCGCGCGCGTGAAGAAGCCCGGATGGCGCTGGTACGCCACCGGGCCCGGCCACGCCCTCGCCCTGACGCGGGGCCCGCACGCCGGCCGGCTCGTCGTGCCCGCCGACCACTCGGCGGCGCCGCCCGAGGGATCCACGGACACCGGCGAGGAGCCCCGCCACTACGGGGCGCACGTGCTCTACAGCGACGACGGCGGCCGGTCCTGGCGCCTCGGCCTGGTGGACGACGCCTACGACGGGTTCGTCAACGCCAATGAGACGGCCGTGGCCCAACTCCCCGACGGAAGCCTGTACTTCAGCTCCCGCGACCAGCTGGGGACGAGCCCCGGCAACCGCGCGGACGCCTCCTCGCGCGACGGCGGCACGAGCCTCGACCGCCCCTTCGCGCCCCAGCACGCCCTGGACCGCGTCCCCGTCGTGCAGGGCAGCCTGCTGTACGTGGGCGGCCGTGACGGGATCCTGCTGTTCTCGGCCCCCTCGGTGCCGGACGCCCGCGCGGAGCCGGCGGTCTGGACCAGTACGGACGGCGGGCGGACCTTCACGAAGGCCCTGACGGTGGACCGGCGGAAGGCGGCCTACTCGGACCTGGTGCCGCTGGACGCGGCGACGGTCGGCCTCCTCCACGAGACCGGGACGAGGAGCCCGTACGAGACCGTGGAGTTCCGCCGCATCCCGCTGGCGGCGCTCCGCGCACACGTTCGGCCCGCGCTTGCCCGAACGAGGGAAAGAGGTCCGGATGTTCACCGATTCAGGTGA
- a CDS encoding aminopeptidase P family protein: MANARKNGLYNGVSEELSALMRTGWADTERHDLEPAEQAPYAAERRAALSALFPGERLIVPSGNLKYRSNDDNYPFRPYSGYVHMTGDQARDGALVLEPRADGGHDAYCYQLPRDSRDNDEFWIGYTAELWMGRRRSLAESATVLGLPCRDVRTITEDLAAGSDLPTRIVRGIDPALEAAVTTDEERDAELEGALSDLRLVKDAWELGEMRKAVDSTVRGFTDCVAELSRAIASSERWIEGTFFRRARLEGNHVGYGSICAAGDHATIMHWTQNDGPVVPGELLLLDAGVETHSLYTADVTRTLPISGTFTPVQRQVYDAVYEAQEAGMAAVKPGAPYRDFHEASQRHLTARLVEWGFIEGPVDRAYELGLQRRFTMAGTGHMLGLDVHDCAQARTEEYVDGVLEPGMVLTVEPGLYFQPDDLTVPEEWRGIGVRIEDDLVVTDEGHENLSAGLPRSSTEVEEWMARFAG, encoded by the coding sequence GTGGCGAACGCTCGCAAGAACGGCCTCTACAACGGCGTCTCCGAGGAGCTCTCCGCTCTGATGAGGACGGGCTGGGCGGACACCGAGCGGCACGACCTCGAACCGGCCGAGCAGGCCCCCTACGCGGCCGAGCGCCGCGCCGCGCTCTCCGCTCTCTTCCCCGGCGAGCGCCTGATCGTCCCCTCGGGCAACCTCAAGTACCGCTCCAACGACGACAACTACCCGTTCCGCCCGTACTCCGGCTATGTGCACATGACCGGCGACCAGGCCCGCGACGGCGCGCTCGTCCTCGAACCCCGCGCCGACGGCGGCCACGACGCCTACTGCTACCAGCTGCCCCGCGACAGCCGCGACAACGACGAGTTCTGGATCGGCTACACCGCCGAGCTGTGGATGGGACGCCGCCGCTCCCTCGCCGAGTCCGCGACCGTCCTCGGCCTGCCCTGCCGCGACGTCCGCACCATCACCGAGGACCTCGCCGCCGGCTCCGACCTGCCGACCCGCATCGTCCGCGGCATCGACCCGGCCCTCGAAGCCGCCGTCACCACCGACGAGGAGCGCGACGCCGAGCTGGAGGGCGCGCTCAGCGACCTCCGCCTCGTCAAGGACGCGTGGGAGCTCGGCGAGATGCGCAAGGCCGTGGACTCCACCGTGCGCGGCTTCACCGACTGCGTCGCCGAACTCTCCCGGGCGATCGCCTCCTCCGAGCGGTGGATCGAGGGCACCTTCTTCCGCCGGGCCCGCCTGGAGGGCAACCACGTCGGCTACGGCTCGATCTGCGCCGCCGGCGACCACGCCACGATCATGCACTGGACGCAGAACGACGGCCCGGTCGTCCCCGGCGAGCTGCTCCTCCTCGACGCGGGCGTGGAGACGCACTCCCTCTACACCGCCGACGTCACCCGCACCCTCCCCATCAGCGGCACCTTCACCCCCGTCCAGCGCCAGGTGTACGACGCGGTGTACGAGGCCCAGGAAGCCGGCATGGCCGCGGTGAAGCCCGGCGCCCCGTACCGCGACTTCCACGAGGCCTCCCAGCGCCACCTGACGGCGCGCCTCGTCGAGTGGGGCTTCATCGAGGGGCCCGTCGACCGCGCCTACGAGCTCGGCCTCCAGCGCCGCTTCACCATGGCCGGCACCGGCCACATGCTGGGCCTGGACGTCCACGACTGCGCGCAGGCCCGCACGGAGGAGTACGTCGACGGCGTCCTCGAACCGGGCATGGTGCTCACCGTCGAGCCCGGCCTGTACTTCCAGCCGGACGACCTGACCGTGCCCGAGGAGTGGCGCGGCATCGGCGTCCGCATCGAGGACGACCTCGTCGTCACCGACGAGGGCCACGAGAACCTGTCGGCCGGTCTGCCGCGCTCCTCGACCGAGGTCGAGGAGTGGATGGCCCGGTTCGCGGGCTGA
- a CDS encoding ABC transporter permease translates to MTVDHAPPSSPPDISPLPDVESLTPARGPGRGPSVPRWLRRTVGPVLLLVLWQASSAAGVLPADVLASPGTIARAAGELVGDGTLPTAMGVSLRRVAVGLLLGGVVGIALALVSGLSRLGEDLVDAPVQMLRTVPWVGLIPLFIIWLGIGEAPKVALIALGVAFHLYLNVYAGIRGVDAGLVEAGESLGLGRWGLVRHVVLPGALPGAMTGLRYSLATAWLALVFGESINADAGIGFLMNQAREFFRTDVIVVCLVVYAFLGLLADALVRTLERLLLQWRPTFTGQ, encoded by the coding sequence ATGACGGTCGACCATGCCCCGCCCTCGTCCCCGCCCGACATATCGCCTTTGCCGGATGTCGAGTCCCTGACTCCCGCCCGGGGGCCCGGCCGCGGCCCGTCCGTTCCGCGCTGGCTGCGCCGGACCGTGGGCCCGGTGCTGCTGCTCGTCCTCTGGCAGGCGAGCAGTGCGGCGGGGGTGCTTCCGGCGGACGTGCTCGCCTCGCCGGGGACCATCGCCCGGGCCGCCGGCGAGCTGGTCGGGGACGGGACGCTGCCGACCGCGATGGGCGTCTCGCTGCGCCGGGTCGCCGTGGGGCTGCTCCTCGGCGGGGTGGTGGGGATCGCGCTCGCCCTGGTGTCCGGGCTCTCGCGGCTCGGGGAGGACCTCGTCGACGCTCCCGTGCAGATGCTGCGGACGGTGCCGTGGGTCGGACTCATCCCGCTGTTCATCATCTGGCTGGGGATCGGCGAGGCGCCCAAGGTGGCGCTGATCGCCCTCGGCGTCGCCTTCCACCTCTATCTGAACGTGTACGCCGGGATCCGGGGCGTCGACGCGGGGCTCGTCGAGGCGGGCGAGTCCCTGGGGCTCGGCCGGTGGGGTCTGGTCCGGCACGTCGTCCTGCCGGGGGCGCTGCCCGGGGCGATGACCGGCCTCCGCTACTCCCTGGCCACGGCCTGGCTCGCGCTCGTCTTCGGCGAGTCGATCAACGCCGACGCCGGGATCGGCTTCCTCATGAACCAGGCGCGGGAGTTCTTCCGCACGGACGTGATCGTCGTCTGCCTGGTCGTCTACGCCTTCCTCGGCCTGCTCGCCGACGCCCTCGTCCGCACTCTCGAAAGGCTCCTGCTGCAATGGCGACCGACCTTCACGGGGCAGTGA
- a CDS encoding LuxR family transcriptional regulator encodes MANAKLSEALRLLGIGEEARRVYVRLLDLGPAPLDAVGSAAGLDGAELAAAYGELVDAGLASPAAQGPDLVAPVPPAAGLEILGRHRAAELDESRLTVGGAFESFRRQRLAAYNDDLVEVVTGDAIGPRSRQAWASAREQIRQFDTPPYTPIPGSTDDALATLARGVTQRVIYSQASLEHPDKMRTVIEPCIEAGEQARVLPSLPVKLMIIDEAYALVSLSIREADVHNTMLVVQPCGLLSALVALFEQTWQSALPFHGRTARPAGVLPAGLLPADRRLLWLLAGGASDDVIAREIGVSRRTLFRRIQVLMARLGATSRFQMALQAQRQGWL; translated from the coding sequence ATGGCGAACGCGAAGCTCAGTGAGGCGCTCCGGCTCCTGGGGATCGGCGAGGAGGCCCGCCGGGTCTACGTCCGGCTCCTGGACCTCGGTCCCGCGCCGCTCGACGCCGTCGGTTCCGCGGCCGGGCTCGACGGCGCGGAGCTTGCGGCGGCGTACGGGGAGCTGGTCGACGCGGGCCTGGCGAGTCCGGCGGCGCAGGGCCCCGACCTGGTGGCCCCGGTGCCCCCGGCCGCGGGCCTGGAGATCCTGGGACGGCACCGGGCGGCCGAGCTCGACGAGTCGCGGCTCACCGTCGGGGGCGCCTTCGAGTCGTTCCGGCGGCAGCGGCTCGCCGCGTACAACGACGATCTCGTGGAGGTCGTCACCGGCGACGCGATCGGTCCCCGGAGCCGGCAGGCCTGGGCCAGTGCCCGCGAGCAGATCCGGCAGTTCGACACGCCCCCGTACACGCCCATCCCGGGCTCGACCGACGACGCGCTCGCGACGCTGGCCCGGGGGGTGACGCAGCGGGTCATCTACTCCCAGGCGTCGCTCGAGCACCCGGACAAGATGCGGACGGTCATCGAGCCGTGCATCGAGGCGGGCGAGCAGGCGAGGGTGCTGCCGTCGCTCCCGGTGAAGCTCATGATCATCGACGAGGCGTACGCGCTGGTGTCGCTGTCGATCAGGGAGGCCGACGTGCACAACACGATGCTGGTCGTGCAGCCGTGCGGGCTCCTGTCCGCCCTGGTGGCCCTGTTCGAGCAGACCTGGCAGAGCGCCCTGCCGTTCCACGGCCGCACGGCCCGTCCGGCGGGCGTGCTGCCCGCCGGACTGCTGCCCGCCGACCGCCGGCTGCTCTGGCTGCTCGCGGGCGGGGCGAGCGACGACGTCATCGCCCGGGAGATCGGGGTCAGCCGTCGCACGCTCTTCCGCCGGATCCAGGTCCTCATGGCCCGGCTCGGCGCCACGAGCCGCTTCCAGATGGCGCTGCAGGCGCAGCGCCAGGGCTGGCTGTAG
- a CDS encoding FABP family protein — MNDRDRQHPYPDAFRADEAPAPHALLAPVTGLLGTWVGRGRGGYPSLAEEFAYEQEVTFSHDGRPFLHYEARAWLIDETGTPLRPSARESGWWRLQPEGGVEALITQPTGIAEIAVGRADGTTVDLTTHEVALAPTAKQVDATRRRYTLTGEDTLDFVHDLAAVGRPLQHHLAVRLHRESGS; from the coding sequence ATGAACGACCGCGACCGGCAGCACCCGTACCCCGACGCGTTCCGGGCGGACGAGGCGCCCGCGCCGCACGCGCTGCTCGCCCCGGTGACCGGGCTGCTCGGGACCTGGGTCGGGCGCGGCCGGGGCGGCTATCCCTCGCTCGCCGAGGAGTTCGCGTACGAGCAGGAGGTCACCTTCAGCCACGACGGGCGCCCCTTCCTGCACTACGAGGCACGGGCCTGGCTGATCGACGAGACCGGCACCCCGCTGCGGCCCTCGGCCCGGGAGAGCGGCTGGTGGCGGCTGCAGCCCGAAGGCGGGGTCGAGGCGCTGATCACCCAGCCCACCGGCATCGCGGAGATCGCCGTCGGCCGCGCGGACGGCACCACCGTCGACCTCACCACCCACGAGGTCGCGCTCGCCCCCACCGCCAAGCAGGTCGACGCCACCCGCCGCCGCTACACCCTCACCGGCGAGGACACCCTCGACTTCGTCCACGACCTCGCCGCCGTCGGCCGCCCGCTCCAGCACCACCTCGCGGTACGGCTCCACCGCGAGAGCGGGAGCTGA
- a CDS encoding prolyl oligopeptidase family serine peptidase, with product MSEDDPYLWLEDISGEAALAWVAERNAETADVLAADAGFAPLKARVREVLDASDRIPYTARRGAYLYNFWRDAEHVRGVWRRTTLEQYRKDAPEWEVLLDVDALAAAEGEKWVWDGARVRRPAYDRALVRLSRDGGDAVVVREFDLATREFVEDGFEVPEAKTRIGWIDADTVLVGTDTGPGSLTDSGYPRTVRRWRRGTPIEESELVYEAADTDVSAWGYRDDTPGFERDFVGRSLDFFRSETYLLEPDGTTVRIDVPDDAVVHAHRRHLLVTLKSEWLGQPTGSLLAFDFDAFLAGDRTPEVLFAPDARTALAGHSWTRHHLILETMRDVSTHLEVLTPGRDGTGWTRTPLVGVPALSAVSVVDTDPDVSDEYFLDVSGFLQPSSLHRGHIGGDTEVLKQAPDRFDTAGLTVEQYFATSADGTRVPYFVIGPDHVAAGPGPTLLYGYGGFEVSLTPYYGAVTGRAWLEGGGTYVIANIRGGGEYGPDWHQAALRAERPRAFEDFAAVAKDLVARGITTPDRLGASGGSNGGLLMGAMLTRHPELFGAIVAQVPLLDMTRFHKLLAGASWIAEYGDPDDPADLAHLRELSPYHRIEADRTYPPVLLMTSTRDDRVHPGHARKTAARLRELGHPVLFHENTGGGHAGAGDNEQAAHNSALVHTFLRRHLT from the coding sequence GTGAGCGAAGACGACCCGTACCTGTGGCTGGAAGACATCTCCGGCGAGGCCGCCCTCGCGTGGGTGGCCGAGCGGAACGCCGAGACGGCGGACGTGCTGGCCGCCGACGCCGGGTTCGCCCCGCTGAAGGCGCGCGTGAGGGAGGTGCTCGACGCCTCGGACCGCATCCCGTACACCGCGCGTCGCGGCGCGTACCTCTACAACTTCTGGCGCGACGCCGAGCACGTGCGCGGGGTGTGGCGGCGCACGACCCTGGAGCAGTACCGCAAGGACGCGCCCGAGTGGGAGGTCCTCCTCGACGTCGACGCGCTGGCCGCCGCGGAGGGCGAGAAGTGGGTGTGGGACGGGGCGCGGGTGCGCCGTCCCGCCTACGACCGGGCCCTGGTGCGCCTGTCCCGGGACGGCGGGGACGCCGTCGTGGTCCGCGAATTCGACCTCGCCACGCGGGAGTTCGTCGAGGACGGCTTCGAGGTGCCGGAGGCGAAGACGCGGATCGGCTGGATCGACGCCGACACCGTCCTCGTCGGCACGGACACCGGACCGGGCTCGCTGACCGACTCCGGCTATCCGCGCACGGTCCGCCGCTGGCGGCGCGGCACGCCGATCGAGGAGTCCGAGCTCGTCTACGAGGCCGCGGACACGGACGTCTCGGCCTGGGGGTACCGCGACGACACGCCCGGCTTCGAGCGGGACTTCGTCGGCCGCTCGCTCGACTTCTTCCGCAGCGAGACGTACCTCCTGGAGCCCGACGGCACCACCGTACGCATCGACGTCCCCGACGACGCCGTCGTCCACGCCCACCGCCGGCACCTGCTCGTCACCCTGAAGTCCGAGTGGCTCGGGCAGCCCACCGGCTCCCTCCTCGCGTTCGACTTCGACGCCTTCCTCGCGGGCGACCGGACCCCCGAGGTGCTGTTCGCCCCGGACGCGCGGACGGCCCTCGCCGGGCACTCCTGGACCCGCCACCATCTGATCCTGGAGACGATGCGGGACGTCAGCACCCACCTCGAGGTCCTCACCCCGGGCCGCGACGGCACCGGCTGGACGCGCACCCCGCTCGTCGGCGTCCCGGCGCTGTCCGCCGTGAGCGTCGTGGACACGGACCCGGACGTCTCCGACGAGTACTTCCTCGACGTCTCGGGCTTCCTCCAGCCCTCCAGCCTCCACCGCGGGCACATCGGCGGAGACACGGAGGTCCTCAAGCAGGCCCCGGACCGCTTCGACACCGCCGGACTCACCGTCGAGCAGTACTTCGCGACCTCCGCCGACGGCACCCGCGTGCCGTACTTCGTCATCGGCCCCGACCACGTCGCCGCCGGTCCCGGCCCCACCCTGCTCTACGGCTACGGCGGCTTCGAGGTCTCCCTCACCCCGTACTACGGCGCCGTCACCGGCCGGGCGTGGCTGGAGGGCGGCGGCACGTACGTCATCGCGAACATCCGGGGCGGCGGCGAGTACGGGCCGGACTGGCACCAGGCCGCGCTGCGCGCCGAACGCCCGCGGGCCTTCGAGGACTTCGCGGCCGTCGCGAAGGACCTCGTCGCCCGGGGCATCACCACCCCGGACCGGCTCGGCGCCTCCGGCGGCAGCAACGGCGGCCTGCTCATGGGCGCGATGCTCACCCGCCACCCGGAGCTGTTCGGCGCGATCGTCGCGCAGGTCCCGCTGCTCGACATGACCCGCTTCCACAAGCTCCTCGCGGGCGCGTCCTGGATCGCCGAGTACGGCGACCCGGACGACCCGGCCGACCTCGCCCACCTGCGGGAACTCTCCCCGTACCACCGGATCGAGGCCGACCGGACCTATCCGCCGGTGCTCCTGATGACCTCCACCCGCGACGACCGCGTCCACCCCGGCCACGCCCGCAAGACGGCGGCCCGGCTGCGGGAGCTCGGCCACCCCGTCCTGTTCCACGAGAACACCGGCGGCGGCCACGCGGGCGCCGGGGACAACGAACAGGCCGCCCACAACAGCGCCCTCGTGCACACCTTCCTCAGGCGGCACCTGACCTGA